In Haladaptatus sp. QDMS2, a single window of DNA contains:
- a CDS encoding VirB4 family type IV secretion system protein yields MIRDWLPFVGSGDSNKSNEDTGNDGGDGDASLDSVPDIHQSVVSPSSIERTPNAIRTGEQWAQTLWIGEYPDAPVDGIFERLYSAPESRQTDISLHIDPRDTHSTLDSLENRIEDLEADYEYLADKRRAGARGVRKDLEDYQELYDVLRNTSMRAFDVSMYLTVRGENADALGTDGDAVANTARQSPANLTPVTPRWAQLDSLVSGSPVGVDKLNHSLDAKTPMLGGALGAMFPFLAGAFAEPGIEYGTYALNESPLIFDRFNRETGYCMMTIGQLGAGKSFSTKLQLVRRAMYDEDTILIMLDPLGGFAGVSRALGGERVTVGGTRGFNPLELRATPAHVLESVPDMDPWAEQIGWVLTFFETFFTHIATNPLGDRKQTLRRAVQEAYTRAGITRDPKTHANSSPTIPDVIRVLESLLNDPEAFGYVTWGEQESVRGDVQSLLKDLRPSFRPDGDLANLTTPTDFDLDSKVIYLDLQQDEGTHGRMETSLMMQVLFNAVYERAKQTEKKVQFVIDESHYLMNDASSLDFLETAVRHSRHYDLSLQFITQTGGEFSLTPAAKTIANLCSVTMIHRVQEEAEKLASWFGLSEREVNWVRTAKAGNEEDGFSEALLGVAEEGWFPVRVRASGFEAAVVDGEVNSVSQTEPPVEGSENAQSRYHHVGTD; encoded by the coding sequence ATGATTCGTGATTGGCTGCCGTTTGTGGGAAGCGGCGACTCAAACAAATCCAACGAAGACACCGGAAACGATGGTGGCGATGGTGACGCCTCGCTCGACTCGGTTCCGGACATTCATCAATCGGTAGTCTCACCGTCGAGTATCGAGCGCACACCGAACGCTATACGGACGGGCGAGCAGTGGGCGCAGACGTTGTGGATAGGTGAGTATCCAGACGCCCCCGTGGACGGCATCTTCGAGCGGCTGTACTCTGCTCCGGAATCGAGACAGACGGACATCAGTCTCCACATCGACCCGCGGGACACGCATTCGACGCTCGATTCACTGGAAAATCGTATCGAAGACCTGGAAGCCGACTACGAGTATCTCGCAGATAAGCGACGGGCGGGCGCACGCGGGGTCAGAAAGGACCTCGAAGACTACCAGGAGTTGTACGACGTCCTCAGGAACACGTCGATGCGAGCGTTCGACGTGTCGATGTATCTCACCGTCCGTGGCGAGAACGCAGACGCACTCGGGACAGACGGGGATGCCGTCGCAAATACGGCACGCCAGTCACCCGCGAACCTGACACCGGTCACGCCGCGGTGGGCACAACTCGATTCGCTCGTCTCGGGGAGTCCAGTCGGTGTGGACAAACTCAACCATTCGCTCGATGCGAAAACACCCATGCTGGGGGGTGCACTCGGAGCAATGTTTCCCTTCCTCGCGGGCGCGTTCGCAGAACCCGGCATCGAGTACGGGACGTACGCGCTCAACGAGAGTCCGCTCATCTTCGACCGCTTCAACCGGGAGACGGGCTACTGCATGATGACGATTGGGCAACTGGGTGCGGGCAAGTCCTTCTCGACGAAACTGCAACTCGTTCGGCGCGCGATGTACGACGAGGATACCATCCTCATCATGCTCGACCCGCTCGGCGGCTTTGCCGGCGTAAGTCGGGCACTCGGTGGCGAGCGTGTCACCGTCGGCGGAACACGGGGATTCAATCCACTCGAACTCAGGGCGACGCCTGCCCACGTGCTCGAATCGGTGCCAGACATGGACCCGTGGGCGGAGCAAATCGGGTGGGTGCTCACCTTCTTCGAGACGTTCTTCACCCATATCGCAACCAATCCACTCGGCGACCGCAAACAAACGCTGCGACGGGCGGTACAGGAAGCCTACACACGGGCGGGTATCACGCGCGACCCAAAGACACACGCCAATTCGTCGCCGACGATTCCGGACGTCATTAGGGTACTGGAATCGCTTCTCAACGACCCCGAGGCGTTCGGGTACGTAACGTGGGGTGAACAAGAGAGCGTTCGTGGGGACGTTCAGTCGCTGCTGAAGGACTTGCGCCCCTCGTTCCGTCCTGACGGCGACCTCGCCAATCTCACCACGCCCACGGACTTCGACCTCGATTCGAAGGTCATCTACCTCGATTTACAGCAAGACGAGGGGACCCACGGACGCATGGAGACGAGCTTGATGATGCAGGTGTTGTTCAACGCGGTCTACGAGCGGGCAAAGCAGACAGAAAAGAAGGTGCAGTTCGTCATCGACGAGTCACACTATCTGATGAACGACGCAAGCTCGCTTGATTTCCTCGAAACCGCCGTGCGTCACAGTCGCCACTACGACCTCTCGCTGCAGTTCATCACGCAGACTGGCGGGGAGTTCTCGCTCACGCCAGCGGCGAAAACCATCGCGAATCTGTGTTCGGTGACGATGATTCACCGCGTCCAGGAGGAAGCTGAGAAACTCGCGTCGTGGTTCGGGCTGAGTGAACGAGAGGTGAACTGGGTTCGGACGGCGAAAGCTGGGAACGAGGAAGACGGGTTCTCAGAAGCACTGCTTGGTGTAGCCGAGGAGGGCTGGTTCCCCGTGCGCGTTCGAGCGAGTGGATTCGAGGCTGCTGTCGTGGACGGTGAAGTCAATTCAGTCTCACAAACAGAGCCACCAGTTGAGGGCTCCGAGAATGCACAGTCGAGGTACCATCATGTGGGGACGGACTAA
- a CDS encoding Fic family protein, translating into MKQGDLNEGAPGKLVAYGRESYYKPDSLPPSKNLEFDAEFYALLADATFWLGKLNGISLNLEFPPVLYTSLLRKEAMESTEIEGANIDFNALYSLETRVFDTKSDDQMSPHKASSRSTKDTREVLNYEQAVKDGILALDDNQTLTVDLLHSLHTTLLSGVPDDRIDTDTIGAYKTIPNHLGDFFPPGPGAVEGLMDTLITYYRTGGIYHPLIDIALFHYQFETIHPYGDGNGRLGRLLITLQLYDHGYLHHPNLYLSEYFNRNKPAYVDRLTAVRMRGDWEAWVRFVIEGIAKQAEESVLRTQALDELRRRYEAEYGGKSYTKNQLACNLFEQPYLTAKTVMRLFDVKQSTASRAIAALQDDGVLEEVTGNARNKEYRAKEIFDILEEPPRTY; encoded by the coding sequence ATGAAACAAGGTGATTTGAATGAGGGCGCACCAGGGAAGCTTGTTGCATACGGGAGAGAATCCTATTACAAACCAGACTCACTCCCACCGAGCAAGAACCTAGAGTTCGATGCGGAGTTCTATGCGTTACTCGCTGATGCCACATTTTGGCTCGGGAAGCTCAACGGCATCAGTCTCAACCTCGAATTTCCACCAGTGCTCTACACGTCGCTGCTCAGAAAAGAAGCGATGGAGTCCACTGAAATCGAAGGCGCCAACATTGATTTCAATGCGCTCTACAGCCTCGAAACACGGGTATTTGATACTAAATCGGACGACCAGATGTCACCACACAAGGCGTCATCGAGGAGCACGAAGGACACGCGCGAAGTGTTGAATTACGAGCAAGCAGTGAAAGACGGTATTCTAGCGCTCGACGATAACCAAACGCTGACTGTTGACCTTTTGCACTCGCTTCATACGACGTTGCTTTCTGGTGTTCCTGACGACCGTATCGATACGGACACCATTGGTGCATACAAAACAATCCCGAACCACCTCGGGGATTTCTTTCCACCCGGTCCGGGCGCTGTAGAGGGACTGATGGATACACTCATCACTTACTACCGGACAGGAGGTATCTATCACCCGCTCATCGACATCGCTCTGTTCCACTACCAGTTCGAAACCATCCACCCGTATGGGGATGGAAACGGACGTCTCGGCCGCTTACTGATAACGCTCCAGCTCTACGACCACGGATATCTCCACCATCCAAATCTCTATCTGAGTGAATATTTTAACCGGAACAAACCTGCGTATGTCGACCGTCTCACCGCGGTTCGGATGCGTGGTGATTGGGAGGCCTGGGTACGGTTCGTTATCGAGGGAATCGCGAAACAGGCTGAGGAGTCTGTGCTGCGAACCCAGGCATTAGACGAGCTCAGGCGGCGGTACGAAGCGGAGTACGGTGGGAAATCGTACACGAAAAACCAGCTTGCCTGTAACTTGTTCGAGCAACCCTATCTCACGGCGAAGACCGTTATGCGGTTATTTGATGTTAAGCAATCAACGGCGTCTCGAGCGATCGCGGCACTTCAGGACGATGGCGTGCTCGAAGAGGTCACGGGGAACGCACGAAACAAGGAGTATCGCGCCAAGGAAATCTTCGATATCCTGGAGGAACCACCGCGAACCTACTAG